From the Scomber japonicus isolate fScoJap1 chromosome 8, fScoJap1.pri, whole genome shotgun sequence genome, the window aTAGAAAGGGTTAAGTCAGAGACACAAGAAAGAGATCCAGtaatggaaggaaagagtgatggtggaagagagagatggaaggagaaaATAAGAGTATGACTCACAATATCATCTTCTCTTGGCAGTACGGGTGTTTGGGTTTGATCTCCAGCTTCTGTACGTCCTTGTATCTGATCTTTGGTCCTTTTCTGGTGCACCTGCACTTGTAGGCTGTTGAGAAATCAAACATATGTTGTTCGAACTGTCACACAATGAACTTACTTGTGCAGCAGGGGATTTAAAAAAGTTTAACGGATGATAACGTGGGAACTTTTCCAAACTTTGTGACAAGTGGTTGGCACTCATAAGTACTTCAAGCTCTGAAACTGGCACAGATATCGAATTGATAGACAAGTTAATTCTTTTTGATCTAGCAGCAAATTGGCAATCAAACACAATTAAATGATATTACACACTAACAAGGAGGATTACCAGTGCCAATAGTTATATCTGCtgctcacatactgtacagacagGTTCTTTCAGAATATAGCACAACACAATAAATGTTTACAAAGtattgaaatatgtttttaataccCTGAAAGTATTTCTAAAACATCAACTTTTCACATGAGAAAATCCATGTTTGCAGCATCCATCCGTATTTTTGCTGCTGTGAAAGCTCTTATCTGCTGCACATCAGCAAAATGTATCTGATTTTACTGATTTCAAATTGAAGCGATTAAAATTAAGCTTAAGTTTTGTCCTGCTACAGTGGTATAAAACCAACTTCTCGTGCACTTTACTCCTTGAGATACTCTAATGCTGAGAAAAGTCTTGCATGACAGCCACTGTGACATGTACATGACACACTTCTAAAGCATCTATACATTTATCAATTTCAATTCCTGTTTTCTAGCTGTTGAGACATTATGCTGCTAAATAAAGGCAGAGGAAATTGGTTTTGGAGGGTTGTAATATTTgtgatggagggggggggggggggggtgatgacCTGGATAGTCCAAGGTTTCCTTCATCCATCACCTGCTTTCTGTCCTCACCCGCCGGACACTAAATCTGTCACAAGCTTAAGCAGCGATACGAGCACTTAGCATAAACACACTGTACAACAGAAACCAATAAAAGAGGTTCATAGATCCATGTTCATGCAAGGACTGGAATGTCTCCCAACAACTCACACGGTCTATATAAAGCAGGAGATGTGGTCTTCTTATGTTTTACTTATGAACAACTATAAAGCTGTAAATCATAAATACaaaactgtataaaatgaaaaatagaaacattCTGTCAATGGAGTTTATAAACTTAAAtcactcttttcctctttcctccctaaAACTAAGATGTGGACATACTTCTCAGGTAGCTGacaaagactgaaaaaataaatcaaatctacAGTATTGCCAAAGAAGTTGACAGATATACATCCTCTCTGGCAGTGACTACATTAAGAATACATTTAAGACATATTTTAAGATTGTTTTTTGTGAAATCATTTCCACCGTACATCTGTTGATCATAAAGAATAAGacggaggagaaaaaaaaagacatttcattcCACCATCTTTCACCAGCCGCCTCTCTCCCCTCCAAATGGCCCCTTGAATATTGGCTATAAAATGTTTCAGCTACATATGGTGAGCTTCACTTCTCCTGCCAGACACACATAGTGCATGCACACAGCCTCAGAGTGGTGTTCAGGGGGCAAAAAGCCTTATAAACCGCAATTTAAAGATTCACAATGAGATCAGATGTAACATCCCAGACTGCAGTTAACAACTTCTTAGTGTTCACTGACAGAATAAAGTTTGAAAGAACTGCTGAAATTAGTGTTTTTTGTTATCAGTAAAATGTATGCAGCAGGTTGCATATTAGTCATAAGAAGCCATCAGTCACAACACTGAAGACACAACAGATGAGCTGTTGTTTTTATAACCTGTGCTGAAGATTTTGGCAGCAACTTCATACATGTATCAAGACAGGAAAAGTAATTTTGCACTTAACAGTCTCATTCCTGTCTTTAGacacacaaaagaagaaaatgaggggATTAATAACCATACAAAGACTGTCTCCTTcctattgttgtttttcatttcattaccaTAACTTCAGAGTAAGACAGCACAATCCTATAACATAAAGAgcaaaatgaataagtaaaataaataaataaataaaaaatatatattttttttaagtttaccTTCTGCGCTCAGGACGTACAGGGCCACCACTAACAAAAGTAGCACTGCTGTGAACCGATGCATTTCTTCAcaagtaaaaaataatgattgtttctctaaaaaacaaaacaatctccTGTCCTAAAAAATCCGATCTCTCCAGTCGGTATGTGCGAATAAACGcacaaaaaggaacaaaaagtaTGTAGAGGTGTAAATAATATCCACTTGCACTGACTACTAGATGGCAGGACTGAAGGAGCGCTGAGggctttctccttttttctttttttctttttttggagtcCTTTTGGAGCGCTGATTGTGCGTCCTGAGCGCTTGGATGAACCTCCAATGAGTCgtttagctctctctctctctctctcttttcttcctctctccctctctctctagctGTGGAGAGGCAGGCAGCAGCTCTTTTAAAAAGCAGCCCGCTGTCCCCCTTCTCATTAATATGCAGCACGGCCAGACAGCGAATCAAACACTTGTGGAGAACatggaaagggagggagggaaaaagagagacacaaaatacacatattGTCCACCAAAATGAGGGTGGTGACGTGTGCGTTGGTAGACTGTGGACTAGTTTATATCCCAATGACCGCTCAGCTTCTGGTCCGGAGTATGAAACTGACAGAAAACTTCATAACGAGAGAAACAGCAACAGTTTCAATTCACGTTTTGAGATTTCTGTGTGTCCAGAAACAACTTTGCAGGTTTACTTAGAAAACAGAgtcttttctgtatttctgaATTGTAGTAGGCTATAGACTTAATAGAATTAGCCAGCTttatatatagcctatatatttcattttaaaagggtgatatatttattttttccttgttAATTGTATCATGTCCATACCATACAGTCATCTTCAATCAAAAATAAGTATTCAAAtcgacaaaaagaaaaagaaaaaaaaaagactagagAAAGAAACTAAATACACAGGAGTACAGTACCAACAAGCAACTAATGCATTTAAGTAAAACTATTTACAGCTTTACAAACATCTTTAATCTGTCAATCATGTCAACAATATGTCTGGGAGACATCTTTCTGTCATTATTTCTCCTCATGCGGTAATGAATGCATGCAATTATATGGGTTGCCATGGCCACAGAAAATACTGCTGATTGACTCAGCTCCCCTAATTTAATGAAGAGTGTGACATATTGAGTGAAAGCTCTGTAAAGCTGCAGTAAGTGGACATTTGAATTGagactgaacttttttttgctCAAACCTCCAACATAGTCCATCCAACAGATAAACCATGGCCAAGTACACAGGTATCCATAGCAACGACGCTTGGCACCAATGCTAGCTATGAGTTAAACAGACTAATACAACCTCCTACAATGTATAATTTGGCAAAATCCTTGTTTAGAACATATAAGTGACATATAAGCATTTAATAAGTAGCACAACACTACAATATAGTTGTTATCACAGTGTTTATTTAGACCTACATTAGCTAATTGTCTTCTACTAGCCTATAACTCTGCCTGGGTGTCCATGAAAGGAAGTTGGTGTATATACAGACTGATTTCTTAAAAGCTaggtcatttatttaaaaggaatgtgcaattatttttgaaaatgatgCCCTATGACTAAGATAAATTGGAGAAAAAGGTTGTAGATATGCCCGTACTGTTTTTAAAGGTAAATCCTACAACAACCAGAATGCATTGCACACATCCCGTCCAATCATCTACTGATGGTGAGTTTATTAATGCATGAGGCATGTACAGAGACAAAGTTTCAGAGACAGTTCTGTTATATCTCTTTAGTGAGGGATAGATGTATTACACTGGCATGCAAAGATCATAATTCAACTGGCATGCTGAAGTCAGTTAATGGGAATCATTGTAAACTTACTGGCACATAATCCAgagctggtgctgctggtggacCGTCAAAACACCATCTCTCCATTTTAGTTTGTTATGGAAAATAACTGTGGATGAAGTGGTGAAAACTTCAACCAAACTCCATTACTTATCTATTTTTTAAGAAAGGGACCTGTACACCAGACTGGATGCAGCCGCCCAAGTCACTTTCAGGTAACACAGTCACTGTTCGCTCTTCTTTATTCAGAGATAAAGTCTGATATAATATTCTGTCAGAAAGCACAGTCAGGTTTACCAAAGCACTGCAAAGTTTGTTGAAGTGCAGAGCTTTCAGCTTGTTTCCATTCTCCCCTACGGTTCTCACTGAAGATCCTCCAAATATACTGAGGCTTGAGagtatttatgatattttagtGTCTACTTTTCCCTATTGGTAGTGTAACATAGCAGGCAGAGTGTTTTGGGAGAGCCACATTTGACTGTCCTTGAAGGCACCGATACAGATATAGCCTGTAGTCCTTCCTTGGCCCCAACACCATCACTGAATACGTCAAATTATGGCGCTGGTGCCAGAAGATCAACAGATTTTGCAGCTGCGccccagagacacagagaacatTAAGAACaaacattgtttattttcacactaTATCCCTAATTTGGTAGAGATAAGGTTGGAAATCAGCAAAGTTACTCTGTTGAGTAACCGAGAGACTTCAGTGTGTATTATTCTCGAAATCCTCCTTTACAGTATTTCTATCTTTTTACAGCAACAACCTATCAGCAGTATCCCAAAAATGTTTGTGTCACTCTTCGTCTTCTTTCgttttgcattttaaatcaataaaatacatttttgtgaatATATTAGCCGTTGTTATTCTTGTCATTGCTTATGAATAAATGCAGCCATTGTAACTGTGGATGCCATCAGGTTGAACTATTGGCCTGTAAGAGATAGCCCTGAGAAGAAGGTCTGACCCCTCCCACCTGGGACACTCTGACCACAGGATTAAACAGCATTCATCAACATCCTGCATCATGAGggatttgtatg encodes:
- the cxcl14 gene encoding C-X-C motif chemokine 14, giving the protein MHRFTAVLLLLVVALYVLSAEAYKCRCTRKGPKIRYKDVQKLEIKPKHPYCQEKMIFVTMENVSRFKGQEYCLHPKLQSTKNLVKWFRIWKDKHRVYEA